A region from the Drosophila bipectinata strain 14024-0381.07 chromosome 3R, DbipHiC1v2, whole genome shotgun sequence genome encodes:
- the trx gene encoding histone-lysine N-methyltransferase trithorax isoform X1, with translation MGRSKFPGKPSKSINRKRISVLQLEDDQPQQQPETQPEPQPDTQQQQQQTNSGSGSGSLTAREKGNNCDKDEDDNAPGGASSTGGNNASSSSGSSSAGTGNGSSSASGSGSGSTNGGSVNGASSHRNAANSDKEQPGESKDGDKDRTKSAPSGAAALGASTAKSFRTSSGSSASGATSESSAGGKGPKLPTGTASGRSSGAGSLISIEISSGKQSEASSAASPRALAGLSPGASSASSSGLASPGGSSSGSFALNAALLRHRKGSNKKFKNLNLARGEVMLPSTSKLKMQQQELNGPAAAGSASNSAPSPSSAETASMGTANPFAGEAGEDAALKRRLADMPNEAATETASTSSGSAGNEAAAGATTSAGAGSLGSAAGSSPKPGQAAAATASGSGPAKQKKTVTFRNVLETSDDKSVIKRFYNPDNRIPLVSIMKKDSLNRPLNYSRGGECIVRPSILSKILNKNSNIDKLNSLKFRSVPSSAAKSSESPNVFGLSRAFGAPMDEDEEKSGGVTFRRNDSPSGQINDDDDEMDEDEDEEENNQDEEENELEDMDEGVSEKSAETDKNGGESEERDSEEKQLVMDSHFVLPKRSTRSSRIIKPNKRLIEDGAISKKPAPSPSDSKPKSLFGGPAPPASSTSAGFSSFGSLKLNSNTSGSGSGSASGSFVLRQPRLQFQTDSKLGPFGGVAASKSSCPTSPSAIQTPASSLAMTSFGTLATSSSSPSPSPAAGPATSSTCSVCSTSVSSKEVAQPRKYGVVTCDVCRKFMSKMTKKSISANSSSPNAAASSGGQQLLQCKGAEGSSCSIQSAKSQLKNFKKLYKERCTACWLKKCMHSFQLPAAHRSRLSAILPAGMRVDVSSREGKPSELLSPTGSIRFTASSAPSTSSASASASVKWKSSGDSSSALASIKSNPLAENNVTFGSTPLLRPAILEKPLFLKISNAADQKLTANEAGCPSPSRKGKQDKEKEKEKEKEKVKDQDVNDKLLSPTSSASKKGASAENAVPEAQKEEPAQSSTTTVKSGTPNGTSQTANQTEASGDSNPNSNANGTSTGETLKRQRIDLKGPRVKHVCRSASIVLGQPLATFGEDQEAEEEVEVQKEEVVPVPSESSAQKPDPMVTDENDNCASCQTHPADGASVKQASTSNQAEAKKLTPAGKENTSVAKTEPAASSAPAKVGTRNTAVASNINVVATKKQRNGDIITSSSVTQTSSLSQGRRTKEQRQQRTLISIDFWENYDPAEVCQTGFGLIVTETVAQRALCFLCGSTGLDPLIFCACCCEPYHQYCVQDEYNLKHSSFEETTLMGSLLETSVTAASTGGSASSLNQLTQRLNWLCPRCTVCYTCNMSSGSKVKCQKCQKNYHSTCLGTSKRLLGADRPLICVNCLKCKSCSTTKVSKFVGNLPMCTNCFKLRKKGNFCPICQKCYDDNDFDLKMMECGDCRQWVHSKCEGLSDEQYNLLSTLPESIEFICKKCARRNESSKIKAEEWRQAVMEEFKVSLYSVLKLLSKSRQACALLKLSPRKKMRCTCGAAGKLQPKALQFSSGSDNGLGSDGESQNSDDVYEFKEQQQRNVNQNKSRVVKSLPCSCQQPISQPQSFSLVDIKQKIANNSYVSLAEFNYDMSRVIQQSNCDELDIAYKELLSEQFPWFQNETKACTDALEEDMFESCAGGNYEDLQEGAGGSSVYNDHSTSQGESRSGVLDIPIEEVDDLGSCGIKMRLDSRVCLFCRKSGEGLSGEEARLLYCGHDCWVHTNCAMWSAEVFEEIDGSLQNVHSAVARGRMIKCTVCGNRGATVGCNVRSCGEHYHYPCARSIECAFLTDKSMYCPAHAKNGNALKANGSASVTYESNFEVSRPVYVELDRKRKKLIEPVRVQFHIGSLEVRQLGTIVPRFSDSYEAVVPINFLCSRLYWSSKEPWKIVEYTVRTTIQNSFSSTLTSLDVGRNYTVDHSNPNGKEVQLGLAQIARWHSTLARSDLLEGNGTDWTGEFANQNSCVPPDENTEEEPQQQADLLPPEIKDAIFEDLPHEILDGISMLDIFMYDDLADKSDLFAISEQSKDGTQAMTSHQGQSQQNQHAGGGSVSICDEDTRNSNTSLGNGWPASNPVEDAMLSAARNSSQVQMLKTLAWPKLDGNCAMATAIKRRKLSKNLAEGVILTLSSQQRNKKEMATVAGVSRRQSISETSTEASSSSSGRSKSFTWSAAKRYFEKSEGREEAAKMRIMQMDGVDDSITEFRIISDGNLSTAQFTGQLKCERCQCTYRNYDAFQRHLPACETAISTNDSESEVNATGTTTNAAQLSAESLNELQKQLLANAGGLNYLQTAAATTFPQVQSLGSLGQFGLQGLQPLQLQPQSLGNGFFLSQPNPAPSQSNGTEELQIYANSLQSLAANLGGGFTLAQPTVTAAPQPQLIAVSTNPDGTQQFIQIPQTTAPTATYQTLQATNTDKKIVLPLSTAGKPLKTVATKAAQQAAAKQKQLKSGHQVKPIQAKLQPHPQQQATQVQQATQVQQAQPITVMGQNLLQPQLLFQSSAQAQAPQLILPQTQPQNIISFVTGDGSQGQPLQYISIPTGGDYKPQPQPTATPTFLTTAAPGAGATFLQTDASGNLMLTTAPTNSGLQMLTAAPLQSQPQVIGTLIQPQTLQLSGAADGSQPGASQQSLILGGTSGGGTTGLEFATTTPQVILATQPMYYGLETIVQNTVMSSQQFVSTAMPGVLSQNASFSATTTQVFQASKIEPIVDLPAGYVVLNNPTDATGAGTFLNAASVLQHQAQDDLLQNANFQFQAVPSSSGASTATLDYSAPLVVTAKIPPVTQMKRANSNAGKAGVSGLSKVPPQVVNKVLPTSIATQQSQVQLKNNTSGNLKHSVKGKAVSQTGTNCGAPPSIASKPLQKKTNMIRPIHKLEVKPKVMKPAPKVQIQSQTTLHQQQQQTVSLPQPPAPKITITQQRTPVQSQPQQPQPTQLLQISQPLQQQPQPAPVPQPQPQLQVQVQPSMPIITIAEAPALQTQFVIDQQELVNQQELVNRVQHFAGSSTSNSLPTNVVNPLQQQAPPTTNISTTRPTNRVLPMQQRQEPNPPTIECQVMPSPTPPKPLEQQVIQQITSAIAPKCYMPKTVSPIYEAELKTVTGLDSIVPSNADCEIMEQPVTESIYTEGLYEKHSPSDAKTEQLIIQQQQREQLTQLANNSFLLEKHTFEVDAMDTDSYRDDDLEDDDDEEDDFSLKMAASVGNDHEMSDTEEPAVKDKISKILDNLTNDDCADSIATATTAEVEASAAGYQQMVEDVLATTVAASSAPTEEFEGTLETAAVEAAASYINEMAEAHVLEMKQLQNGVELELTRRKGDAQKQESVPKQAVEAPTAAAPEPPPPVREPKKISGPHLLYEIQSEDGFTYKSSSISEIWEKVFEAVQVARRAHGLTPLPEGPLADMGGIQMIGLKTNALKYLIEQLPGVEKCSKYTPKYHKRNGNVSTAANAGHGGSTGGGNASLAAGGDPQALLDYGSDQDELQENAFECARCEPYSSRSDYDMFSWLASRHRKQPIQVFVQPSDSELVPRRGTGSNLPMAMKYRTLKETYKDYVGVFRSHIHGRGLYCTKDIEAGEMVIEYAGELIRSTLTDKRERYYDSRGIGCYMFKIDDNLVVDATMRGNAARFINHSCEPNCYSKVVDILGHKHIIIFALRRIVQGEELTYDYKFPFEEEKIPCSCGSKRCRKYLN, from the exons ATGGGTCGCTCCAAGTTTCCCGGCAAACCCTCGAAGTCGATCAACCGCAAGCGGATCAGTGTCCTTCAGCTGGAGGATGATCAGCCGCAGCAACAGCCGGAAACGCAGCCGGAACCCCAACCGGacacccagcagcagcagcagcaaacaaACTCTGGATCCGGTTCCGGGTCCTTGACTGCGCGGGAAAAGGGGAACAATTGTGATAAAGATGAGGACGACAATGCCCCGGGCGGGGCCTCCTCCACAGGCGGAAACAACGCCTCATCCTCCTCTGGATCCAGTTCGGCAGGAACTGGAAACGGGAGCAGCTCTGCCTCAGGATCTGGCTCGGGATCCACCAACGGAGGTAGTGTGAACGGCGCCAGTAGCCACAGGAATGCGGCTAATTCGGACAAAGAGCAGCCGGGGGAGTCCAAGGACGGGGACAAGGACAGAACAAAATCTGCCCCATCAGGAGCAGCGGCCTTGGGCGCATCCACTGCAAAATCTTTTAGAACATCTTCGGGATCGTCGGCTTCGGGAGCTACTTCCGAGAGCTCCGCCGGAGGAAAAGGCCCTAAACTACCAACTGGAACAGCCTCTGGAAGGTCGAGTGGAGCTGGCAGTTTAATTTCCATTGAAATATCTTCTGGAAAACAGTCGGAAGCCTCCTCCGCCGCATCCCCACGAGCCCTGGCAGGCCTGTCCCCCGGAGCATCGTCTGCCTCGTCGTCGGGACTGGCCTCTCCCGGAGGCTCCTCGTCAGGATCTTTTGCGTTGAATGCGGCACTACTGCGACACCGCAAAGGCAGCAACAAGAAGTTCAAGAACTTAAACCTGGCGAGGGGCGAGGTCATGCTGCCCTCCACTTCCAAGCTGAAGATGCAACAGCAGGAGCTGAACGGCCCGGCGGCGGCGGGAAGTGCCTCCAACTCGGCTCCTTCGCCCTCGTCAGCGGAGACAGCTAGTATGGGGACGGCGAATCCCTTTGCTGGAGAAGCGGGCGAAGATGCGGCCCTG AAGCGCAGATTAGCCGACATGCCCAATGAAGCCGCCACCGAGACCGCTTCCACCAGCTCCGGCTCGGCGGGAAACGAAGCGGCGGCGGGAGCGACTACTTCAGCGGGGGCTGGGTCGTTGGGATCAGCCGCCGGGAGTAGTCCCAAGCCGGGACAGGCAGCAGCGGCGACAGCGTCGGGGTCAGGACCTGCCAAGCAGAAGAAGACGGTGACCTTCAGGAACGTTCTGGAAACGAGCGACGACAAGTCGGTGATAAAGCGGTTCTACAACCCCGACAACCGTATTCCCCTCGTCTCGATCATGAAGAAGGACTCCCTCAACCGGCCGCTGAACTACTCCCGCGGTGGCGAGTGCATCGTGCGACCGTCCATCCTGTCCAAGATACTCAACAAGAACTCCAACATCGACAAGCTCAACTCGCTCAAATTTCGTTCGGTGCCGTCAAGTGCTGCCAAGAGCTCCGAGTCCCCAAATGTCTTTGGCCTGTCCAGAGCTTTCGGGGCTCCCATGGACGAGGATGAGGAGAAGTCTGGTGGAGTAACCTTTCGACGGAACGACTCGCCGTCTGGTCAGAtcaacgacgacgacgatgaaatggatgaggacgaggacgaaGAGGAGAACAACCAGGATGAAGAGGAAAACGAGCTGGAGGACATGGATGAAGGCGTCTCCGAAAAGAGCGCTGAAACAGACAAGAACGGAGGGGAGTCTGAGGAACGAGACTCCGAGGAGAAGCAACTGGTCATGGACTCGCACTTTGTGCTGCCCAAGCGGAGCACCCGATCCTCGAGGATCATCAAGCCGAACAAAAGGTTGATCGAAGACGGGGCCATTAGCAAGAAGCCAGCGCCCAGTCCCAGCGACTCCAAACCCAAAAGCCTCTTTGGAGGTCCTGCTCCTCCCGCGTCCTCCACGTCAGCTGGCTTTAGCTCGTTCGGAAGCCTTAAACTAAATAGCAATAcaagtggcagtggcagtggaagTGCAAGCGGGAGCTTCGTGCTGCGCCAGCCAAGACTGCAGTTTCAGACGGACAGCAAACTGGGACCTTTTGGCGGAGTGGCTGCTTCTAAGAGCTCTTGTCCCACGTCGCCCAGTGCCATTCAAACGCCAGCTAGTTCGTTGGCGATGACTTCGTTTGGTACCCTGGCTACCTCCAGTTCCAGCCCAAGCCCCAGCCCTGCGGCAG GACCAGCTACGAGCAGCACTTGCTCTGTGTGCTCCACGTCGGTCAGCAGCAAGGAAGTAGCCCAGCCCCGTAAGTACGGGGTGGTGACCTGTGACGTCTGCCGAAAATTCATGTCGAAGATGACCAAGAAGTCCATATCGGCTAACTCGAGCAGTCCCAATGCAGCCGCCTCATCTGGTGGGCAGCAGCTCCTGCAGTGCAAGGGAGCCGAAG GATCATCTTGCAGCATACAGTCGGCCAAAAGTCAGCTGAAGAACTTCAAGAAGCTCTACAAGGAACGCTGCACTGCATGCTGGCTAAAGAAGTGCATGCACTCGTTTCAGCTGCCAGCGGCTCATCGGAGTCGGTTGAGTGCCATTCTACCTGCGGGAATGCGGGTGGATGTCTCTTCCCGGGAGGGTAAGCCCTCAGAACTGTTGTCCCCCACCGGAAGCATACGGTTCACAGCCTCATCTGCTCCCAGTACATCTTCGGCGAGTGCGTCGGCGTCTGTGAAGTGGAAGTCGAGTGGCGACTCCTCGAGTGCCTTGGCCTCGATCAAGTCCAATCCTTTGGCGGAGAACAACGTGACCTTTGGCAGCACTCCACTGCTGCGTCCGGCTATCCTCGAGAAGCCCCTCTTTCTGAAGATCAGCAACGCAGCCGATCAGAAGCTGACAGCTAATGAAGCTGGCTGCCCCAGTCCTTCCAGAAAAGGCAAACAGGAcaaggaaaaggaaaaggagaaagagaaagaaaagGTTAAGGACCAGGATGTGAACGACAAGCTACTCAGCCCCACGTCGTCGGCCTCTAAGAAAGGCGCCTCCGCAGAAAACGCAGTTCCAGAAGCTCAAAAAGAAGAACCAGCGCAGTCTTCTACAACAACCGTTAAAAGTGGTACCCCGAATGGGACTTCTCAGACCGCAAACCAAACAGAAGCCAGTGGAGATAGCAATCCCAACTCCAATGCTAATGGCACTTCAACTGGGGAGACCCTTAAACGCCAGAGGATTGACCTTAAGGGACCTCGGGTGAAGCACGTGTGCAGGAGTGCCTCCATAGTTCTGGGCCAACCGTTGGCTACCTTTGGCGAAGACCAGGAGGCGGAGGAAGAGGTTGAAGTGCAGAAGGAGGAAGTTGTACCTGTGCCATCAGAGAGTTCTGCTCAGAAACCAGATCCAATGGTTACTGATGAGAACGATAACTGCGCAAGTTGCCAGACCCATCCTGCGGATGGAGCCAGCGTCAAACAAGCTTCCACAAGTAACCAGGCAGAGGCAAAGAAGCTTACTCCAGCTGGCAAAGAGAATACCAGTGTGGCCAAAACAGAACCAGCGGCATCAAGCGCTCCTGCCAAAGTAGGAACCAGAAATACGGCAGTTGCTTCCAACATCAACGTGGTGGCCACCAAGAAGCAACGTAATGGGGACATCATAACCAGCAGCTCTGTGACGCAGACCTCCAGTCTATCGCAAGGAAGAAGAACCAAGGAACAGCGCCAGCAGCGCACGCTGATATCAATCGATTTCTGGGAGAACTACGATCCCGCAGAGGTGTGCCAAACAGGCTTCGGTCTGATTGTTACCGAAACAGTAGCCCAGAGGGCTTTGTGCTTCCTCTGTGGCTCGACGGGATTGGACCCTCTCATTTTTTGCGCCTGCTGCTGTGAACCGTACCACCAGTATTGTGTTCAGGACGAGTACAACCTGAAGCACAGCTCATTCGAGGAGACCACTCTGATGGGAAGTCTGCTGGAGACGTCAGTGACTGCCGCCAGTACCGGCGGGTCTGCTTCTTCCCTGAATCAGCTGACGCAGCGCCTGAACTGGCTGTGTCCGCGCTGCACCGTCTGCTACACCTGCAACATGTCCTCCGGTTCGAAGGTGAAGTGCCAAAAGTGCCAGAAGAACTACCACAGCACGTGTCTGGGCACCAGCAAGCGTCTGCTGGGAGCCGACCGTCCCCTGATCTGTGTGAACTGCCTCAAGTGCAAGTCCTGCTCGACGACAAAGGTCTCCAAGTTTGTGGGCAACCTTCCGATGTGTACGAACTGCTTCAAGTTGCGCAAGAAGGGAAACTTCTGCCCCATTTGCCAGAAGTGCTACGACGACAACGACTTCGATCTGAAGATGATGGAGTGCGGCGATTGCCGGCAGTGGGTGCATTCCAAGTGCGAGGGCCTCAGCGACGAGCAGTACAATCTGCTCAGCACGCTGCCGGAGTCCATTGAGTTCATATGCAAGAAGTGCGCCCGGAGGAACGAGAGTTCCAAAATAAAGGCGGAGGAATGGCGCCAGGCTGTGATGGAGGAGTTTAAGGTCAGCCTGTACAGTGTTCTGAAGCTGCTGAGCAAGTCGCGTCAGGCGTGTGCTCTTCTGAAGCTGAGTCCTCGCAAGAAAATGAGGTGCACCTGCGGAGCTGCCGGTAAACTGCAACCCAAGGCCCTGCAATTCAGCAGTGGATCGGATAACGGGCTGGGCAGCGATGGCGAATCTCAGAACAGCGACGATGTCTACGAGTtcaaggagcagcagcagcggaaTGTGAACCAAAACAAATCTCGGGTGGTAAAATCCCTCCCCTGCTCCTGCCAACAACCGATCAGCCAGCCCCAATCCTTCAGCTTGGTGGACATTAAGCAGAAGATTGCCAACAACTCGTACGTGTCCTTGGCGGAGTTCAACTACgacatgagccgagtgatacAGCAGAGCAATTGCGACGAGCTGGACATCGCCTACAAGGAGTTACTGAGCGAGCAGTTCCCGTGGTTCCAAAACGAGACGAAAGCCTGTACAGATGCCTTGGAGGAGGACATGTTCGAGTCCTGTGCAGGAGGCAACTACGAAGACCTGCAAGAGGGGGCTGGAGGATCTTCTGTTTACAACGATCACTCTACCTCGCAGGGAGAGTCCCGCTCCGGAGTGCTAGACATTCCAATCGAAGAGGTGGACGACCTGGGCAGCTGTGGAATCAAGATGCGGTTGGACTCGCGGGTCTGTCTGTTCTGCCGGAAGAGTGGCGAGGGCCTCTCCGGAGAGGAGGCGCGACTGCTGTACTGTGGCCACGATTGCTGGGTGCACACGAACTGCGCCATGTGGTCGGCAGAGGTGTTCGAGGAGATCGACGGCTCGCTGCAAAACGTCCACAGTGCGGTGGCAAGGGGAAGGATGATCAAGTGCACGGTGTGCGGCAATAGGGGTGCAACGGTGGGCTGCAATGTGAGGTCCTGCGGGGAGCACTATCATTATCCCTGCGCACGGAGCATCGAGTGCGCCTTTCTCACGGACAAGTCCATGTACTGTCCAGCGCATGCGAAAAACGGCAACGCCCTGAAGGCCAACGGTTCCGCCAGTGTCACCTACGAATCCAACTTCGAAGTGTCCCGTCCAGTTTACGTGGAGTTGGATAGGAAACGAAAGAAGCTGATAGAGCCGGTGCGCGTCCAATTCCATATTGGCTCCTTGGAGGTCCGACAGCTGGGCACTATAGTGCCCCGGTTCTCCGACTCTTACGAGGCGGTGGTGCCCATCAACTTCCTCTGCAGCCGCTTATACTGGTCCTCGAAAGAGCCCTGGAAAATAGTGGAGTACACAGTGCGCACGACTATCCAGAACAGCTTTTCCTCCACTTTGACTTCGTTGGACGTAGGCAGGAACTACACCGTGGACCACAGCAACCCGAATGGCAAGGAGGTGCAACTGGGACTCGCGCAAATCGCCCGATGGCACAGCACTTTGGCTAGGAGCGATCTCCTCGAAGGAAATGGAACCGATTGGACTGGCGAGTTCGCCAACCAGAACTCGTGTGTTCCTCCGGACGAGAACACGGAGGAGGAACCCCAACAGCAGGCCGACCTGCTGCCTCCCGAAATCAAAGACGCCATATTCGAAGATCTCCCCCACGAAATACTAGATGGCATTTCTATGCTGGACATATTCATGTACGATGACCTGGCCGACAAGAGCGATCTGTTTGCCATCAGCGAGCAGTCCAAGGATGGCACGCAGGCCATGACCTCCCATCAGGGCCAGAGCCAGCAGAACCAGCACGCGGGCGGAGGAAGCGTCAGCATCTGCGATGAGGACACACGGAACTCGAATACGAGCCTGGGTAACGGATGGCCGGCGAGCAATCCTGTGGAGGACGCCATGCTGTCTGCGGCTCGGAACTCTAGTCAGGTTCAGATGCTCAAAACCTTGGCCTGGCCGAAGTTGGACGGAAATTGTGCCATGGCCACGGCGATCAAGCGCAGGAAGCTCTCCAAAAACCTGGCAGAGGGTGTCATCCTCACTCTGAGCAGTCAACAGCGCAACAAGAAGGAGATGGCCACGGTAGCAGGCGTCTCCCGGAGGCAGTCCATCAGCGAGACATCCACGGAGGCCTCGAGCTCGAGCTCCGGAAGAAGCAAGAGCTTCACTTGGAGCGCTGCAAAGCGTTACTTCGAGAAGAGCGAAGGTCGCGAGGAGGCGGCAAAGATGCGGATCATGCAGATGGACGGCGTGGACGACTCGATCACCGAATTCCGCATCATCTCAGATGGTAACCTGTCCACAGCTCAGTTTACGGGCCAGTTGAAGTGCGAGAGATGCCAGTGCACGTACAGGAACTACGACGCCTTCCAGAGGCACTTGCCTGCCTGTGAGACCGCGATATCCACCAATGATTCCGAGTCGGAGGTCAACGCGACTGGCACAACCACAAATGCCGCTCAGTTGAGTGCGGAGAGCTTGAACGAGCTCCAGAAGCAACTCTTGGCCAATGCCGGAGGCTTGAACTACCTCCAAACTGCAGCTGCCACGACCTTCCCTCAGGTCCAAAGCCTGGGGTCACTGGGTCAGTTCGGCTTGCAGGGCCTGCAGCCCCTTCAACTGCAGCCGCAGTCTCTTGGCAACGGCTTCTTTCTCTCCCAGCCCAACCCGGCTCCCAGCCAATCAAACGGCACGGAGGAGCTGCAGATCTACGCTAACTCCCTGCAGAGCTTGGCCGCCAATCTCGGAGGAGGTTTCACTTTGGCTCAACCCACGGTGACGGCTGCGCCGCAGCCCCAATTGATAGCCGTGTCCACAAACCCCGATGGCACCCAGCAGTTCATCCAGATCCCCCAGACCACGGCGCCCACGGCCACTTATCAAACGCTACAGGCCACCAATACAGACAAGAAGATAGTGCTTCCCTTGTCGACGGCCGGGAAACCCCTGAAAACCGTGGCCACCAAGGCTGCGCAACAGGCAGCCGCCAAGCAGAAGCAGCTCAAGTCCGGACACCAAGTGAAGCCCATCCAAGCGAAGCTGCAGCCGCACCCCCAGCAGCAGGCGACGCAAGTGCAGCAGGCGACGCAAGTGCAGCAGGCGCAGCCCATCACAGTGATGGGCCAAAATCTCCTGCAGCCGCAGTTGCTCTTCCAGAGCAGCGCTCAGGCGCAGGCTCCTCAACTAATACTTCCTCAGACACAACCGCAGAACATCATCTCCTTTGTCACCGGAGACGGAAGCCAAGGACAGCCGCTGCAGTACATATCCATACCAACTGGAGGAGACTACAAGCCGCAGCCGCAACCCACGGCCACCCCTACTTTCCTGACTACGGCGGCTCCCGGAGCTGGAGCCACATTCCTACAAACGGACGCCAGTGGCAACCTTATGCTGACAACAGCTCCGACGAACTCTGGGCTTCAAATGCTGACAGCTGCCCCTCTGCAGTCACAACCCCAGGTGATCGGGACTCTCATTCAGCCCCAGACACTTCAGTTGAGCGGAGCGGCCGATGGCAGCCAGCCAGGAGCCAGCCAGCAGTCCCTCATTCTGGGAGGAACGTCTGGCGGTGGAACTACTGGCCTGGAGTTCGCCACTACGACGCCCCAGGTGATCCTGGCCACGCAACCGATGTACTACGGATTGGAGACCATTGTACAGAACACGGTGATGTCCTCGCAGCAGTTTGTGTCCACGGCCATGCCTGGAGTCTTAAGCCAGAACGCTAGTTTCTCGGCAACCACTACCCAGGTATTCCAGGCGAGCAAAATCGAACCTATTGTGGATCTGCCCGCCGGGTATGTGGTGCTCAACAATCCTACAGACGCGACAGGTGCTGGCACGTTCCTGAATGCAGCGAGTGTGCTTCAGCATCAGGCGCAGGATGATCTTCTGCAGAATGCCAACTTCCAGTTTCAGGCTGTGCCCTCCTCGTCCGGAGCCTCAACAGCTACGCTGGACTACTCGGCTCCGCTCGTCGTCACGGCTAAGATACCGCCTGTGACTCAGATGAAGCGAGCGAATAGCAATGCGGGTAAGGCGGGCGTGTCGGGGCTGAGCAAGGTGCCGCCGCAGGTGGTCAACAAGGTGCTGCCCACGAGCATTGCCACACAGCAGTCTCAGGTGCAGCTGAAGAACAATACTTCTGGGAACCTGAAGCATTCGGTGAAGGGCAAGGCGGTGTCTCAAACGGGGACCAACTGCGGAGCTCCCCCCAGCATTGCGTCGAAGCCACTGCAGAAGAAAACCAACATGATTCGGCCCATCCACAAGCTGGAGGTAAAGCCGAAGGTAATGAAGCCGGCGCCCAAGGTGCAGATCCAGAGCCAAACCACGTtgcaccaacagcagcagcagaccgTGTCACTCCCGCAGCCACCGGCCCCAAAGATCACAATAACCCAGCAAAGGACTCCTGTGCAGAGTCAGCCACAGCAGCCTCAGCCGACGCAGCTGCTGCAGATCTCCCAACCCCTCCAACAGCAGCCTCAGCCAGCGCCAGTGCCGCAGCCGCAGCCGCAGTTGCAAGTGCAGGTGCAGCCTTCGATGCCCATAATAACCATCGCTGAAGCTCCGGCTCTGCAGACGCAGTTCGTGATAGACCAGCAAGAGCTGGTGAATCAGCAGGAGTTGGTAAACCGAGTGCAGCACTTCGccggcagcagcaccagcaactCCCTGCCCACCAATGTGGTGAACCCTCTCCAGCAACAGGCTCCTCCCACGACGAACATCTCCACGACAAGGCCAACCAACAGGGTTTTGCCCATGCAGCAGCGCCAGGAGCCGAATCCGCCCACAATCGAGTGTCAGGTGATGCCGTCGCCCACGCCTCCAAAGCCCCTCGAGCAGCAGGTGAttcagcagatcaccagcgcCATCGCCCCCAAGTGCTATATGCCGAAGACTGTGTCGCCCATTTACGAAGCGGAACTAAAAACCGTCACCGGGCTGGACAGCATTGTACCCTCCAACGCGGATTGCGAGATCATGGAGCAACCTGTCACCGAGTCCATCTACACAGAAGGGTTGTATGAGAAGCACTCGCCGTCGGACGCCAAAACAGAGCAGCTCATCATCCAACAACAGCAAAGGGAGCAGCTTACCCAGCTGGCCAACAACAGCTTCCTGCTCGAAAAGCACACATTTGAAGTGGATGCCATGGACACGGATTCTTACAGGGACGACGATCTGGAggatgacgacgacgaggaggacgaCTTCAGCCTGAAGATGGCAGCTTCGGTTGGAAACGACCACGAAATGTCGGACACTGAGGAGCCGGCCGTGAAGGACAAGATCAGCAAGATCCTGGATAATCTGACCAACGATGACTGCGCCGATTCGATAGCCACGGCAACCACTGCAGAGGTGGAGGCCAGCGCGGCAGGCTATCAGCAGATGGTGGAGGATGTTCTGGCGACCACGGTAGCTGCTTCGTCAGCTCCCACCGAGGAGTTTGAAGGCACTTTGGAAACCGCAGCGGTGGAAGCAGCCGCTAGTTACATTAACGAAATGGCGGAAGCCCATGTCCTTGAGATGAAACAACTGCAAAACGGTGTGGAGCTGGAACTGACCAGGAGAAAGGGTGACGCCCAGAAGCAGGAATCGGTCCCCAAGCAGGCAGTAGAAGCTCCAACGGCAGCTGCTCCGGAGCCACCACCGCCTGTTCGAGAACCCAAAAAGATCAGTGGACCCCACCTGCTGTACGAGATTCAAAGCGAAGACGGTTTCACCTACAAGTCGAGTTCGATTTCCGAGATATGGGAAAAGGTTTTCGAAGCCGTGCAGGTGGCCAGGCGGGCGCACGGTCTCACTCCCCTGCCGGAGGGACCTCTGGCGGACATGGGTGGCATCCAGATGATCGGACTGAAGACCAATGCCCTCAAATACCTAATCGAACAGCTGCCGGGAGTGGAAAAGTGCTCGAAGTACACGCCGAAGTACCACAAACGAAACGGTAATGTGTCCACGGCGGCAAACGCCGGACACGGAGGGAGCACGGGCGGCGGCAACGCATCCTTGGCCGCTGGCGGAGACCCCCAAGCGCTGCTCGACTATGGATCAGACCAGGATGAGCTGCAGGAGAACGCCTTCGAGTGTGCCCGCTGTGAGCCGTACTCCAGTCGCAGCGACTACGACATGTTCAGTTGGCTGGCCTCCAGACATCGAAAGCAGCCCATCCAGGTGTTTGTCCAGCCTTCGGATAGCGAACTGGTGCCCAG ACGAGGAACTGGCAGCAATCTTCCCATGGCCATGAAGTACCGCACCCTGAAGGAGACCTACAAGGATTACGTTGGGGTCTTCCGGTCGCACATCCACGGACGCGGACTCTACTGCACCAAGGACATTGAAGCAG GGGAAATGGTCATTGAATATGCCGGAGAGTTGATTCGCTCCACGCTGACGGACAAGAGGGAGCGCTACTATGACAGTCGCGGTATTGGCTGCTACATGTTCAAGATTGACGACAACCTGGTTGTGGATGCAACCATGCGCGGCAATGCGGCCCGCTTTATCAATCACTCCTGTGAG CCGAATTGCTACTCGAAAGTCGTGGATATCTTGGGCCACAAACACATCATAATCTTCGCACTGCGCCGGATCGTACAGGGCGAGGAGCTTACCTACGACTACAAATTCCCCTTCGAAGAGGAGAAGATACCCTGCTCATGTGGCTCCAAGCGTTGTCGGAAGTACTTAAATTAG